Genomic DNA from Shewanella woodyi ATCC 51908:
GGCGCAGCTTGCCATCTCCTTTGGTTTTTTGTGAACAGCGCAAATGCATCTGCTCCTATTTTTTTGGCATTAATGGGGGCGTTAGCTATCCCACCTGATGCGCTGACATGGGCGCCAACCCAACGACTCAAACTCATTTAAATAGTTTTCCTTACAAAATTTTCTTAAATAGTTGCACACTTTAGGGGGAATTAAAGTCGCGAAATATTAAGCCTTAACTATGCTATTAACATAAAGTTAATTAAAAAGATGGCCTAGGGTAAAGGTAATTGGAATGGACTCTACAGCGTTTAAAGAATTCTCTCAAACGGATCTTAATCCTTTGTGGCCTAGATTACTGGCTGAGTTAGGAAAATTACAGGCTGATTTTATTAATGGGGAGGATGTTCTGCTTCCCCTCTGTCGAGTCTTAGCTGAGCTCAGCCAATCCCAAGCCGTATTAATATTCCCTAAAGACAGATTCGATTCTGAAGATATGCCAGCGTGCACAACCTGCTGGTGCCGCGATCCTGTTCGCTATTTAACCCTATGGAAAGAGGCCAAGGAATGGCCATTTATGAATCAGGAACCCACTGTTCATCGCTGGCAATCGTTTGTTATCTGGCCGGCTAAAAGAGTCAATATTCAGATATTTTTCCACTCAGCAAGTGAGGAGTGGTTGTCATTTCTATTATCGTCAAATGAAACGCTGTCAGAGATCATCATGGGGATGTTGGCTCAACAATCCGGTGAAGAGCGGGAGAGTGTAAGAGCTCGAGTGACATCAACAATTGACACTGAGATGTTCCAATCGATCGTAAGTAACAGTGAAGATCTTATTCTTGTGGCAAGTCGGTCACCTTTTGGTGTACCTAGCATCATGTACTCTAACGCTGCAGCGACCAGTGTCAGTCACTACCCCAGAAGCCAGTTGATTGGTAAGCCTATTACGATGTTATTTGAGTCTGGACTGGAGGGTGATGAGGAGAATCAGTTACTGCAAGCGATTAACTGCCGCACCGATTTCGATGGTGAACTTGTCTGCACAACAGCAAATAATGAGGAAGCTTTACTGCATATGCACTTAGTCGCACTGGAGGAGACGAGTGGGCATGGCAGTTTATTTGCTTTGGTTGGTCGGGATATCACCGAGCAAAAGCAGTTACAACATATCATGGCTAGAACTCAAAAAATGCAAGCTATGGGGCAGTTGGTGGGAGGTATAGCTCATGACTTTAATAACATATTGGGTGTGCTTAAGGGAAATCTAGAGTTATTGGAGTTAAAGATCACAGAGGAGAAGCTACTGCGTTACCTTAAAAATGCGTTTAAAGCGTGCCAAAGAGGTACCGATCTTACTCGGCGTTTGCTGCAATTTTCAAGGCAGGAGCAATTTAGCGCGCATCACTGTCAAGTTAATGAGGTGATTGGTGGCATGGAAGAGCTGCTAGGTAAATCACTCACGACCCAGATAAAGCTAAAAACGGAAGTGAATAAAGATATTGCAGATATCTATGTTGATCGCGGCGATCTAGAAGATGCGCTTCTTAATCTGGTGTTAAACGCTAAAGACGCGATGGGTGGAGAGGGAGATATCTTGATTAAAACAGATATCACCTATTTGAGTGGTTTACTCCCTGGCATAACAGGGAGCCCTCAGGTTGAAGAGGGACAGTATGTCACTGTGTCTGTGACTGACTCTGGTTGCGGGATCCCCGCCCATCTTTTAGAGAAAATCTTTGAGCCTTTTTTTACCACCAAAGATAAGAGTAAAGGCACCGGACTTGGATTATCTATGGTGTATGGCTTTGTTAAGCGCTCTAAAGGTTATATGAGCGTGATGAAATCCGATGAGCAGGGAACCGAGTTTTGTCTTTGGTTTCCTGTGACTAAGCAAGCAATAGTCGAAGAGATAAAGAAGGATGAGCGGATAAAGGTGCCTGTGGTCGCGAGTAAGCTTAAGGTATTGATTGTTGACGATGAAGTTGAGCTGCTCAATGTATTAAAGGATTACTGTGAATTGTTAGGAATGGAAGTTGAGTCCTGTAATGATCCTTTAGAGGTGAGAAGACGCTATAGCAGTGGCCTAGGGGATATTAAGTTATTGATCACCGATGTGTTGATGCCAGGTGGGATAAATGGTTATGAACTGGCTAAAGAGCTATCGGCAGATGCTGAGCTTTCCGTGTTGCTGATATCGGGCTTTATCGGTGATATCGGTATCAATAAAAATGAAGATATGCCCTATCGGGTGTTACATAAGCCCTTTGATCTGGAGGGACTTGTGGACTCTCTTGAGCAGGTGGGGATTGAGTTTACTTGCGCTAGTGAGTAGGTCTCAATCTATATCTTGAAGCTGTTTGGGTACAAGTGTTTCAAGTGGCTACTGGTGAAATAGCGTTTAATTTTTGGGTTGTGTGCAGTTAAAGCTTATATAAGGAGATAGAGGGTTATGGCACAAATACGAGTATGGGTTGTCGATGATGATCCGGATTATTGTGAGTTGATATCTGAAGTGTTGAGTGATGATTATCAGGTCACCCTCTTTAATGATGCTAATTCATATCGTACAGCGTTGGAGCTAGAGACACCTGAGCTTATTCTGATGGATATCAATCTCCCTGATGTGAGTGGTATTGAGTTATGTCAGGAGTTGATGAATTCAGGGAAAGATGTGGCAGTCATTTTTGTGTCGGGCATGAATACTCTCGAGGAGAGACTGAGGGCTTATGAGGTTAGCGCCGTTGACTTTATCGCTAAACCTTTCGAGCTCAA
This window encodes:
- a CDS encoding hybrid sensor histidine kinase/response regulator gives rise to the protein MDSTAFKEFSQTDLNPLWPRLLAELGKLQADFINGEDVLLPLCRVLAELSQSQAVLIFPKDRFDSEDMPACTTCWCRDPVRYLTLWKEAKEWPFMNQEPTVHRWQSFVIWPAKRVNIQIFFHSASEEWLSFLLSSNETLSEIIMGMLAQQSGEERESVRARVTSTIDTEMFQSIVSNSEDLILVASRSPFGVPSIMYSNAAATSVSHYPRSQLIGKPITMLFESGLEGDEENQLLQAINCRTDFDGELVCTTANNEEALLHMHLVALEETSGHGSLFALVGRDITEQKQLQHIMARTQKMQAMGQLVGGIAHDFNNILGVLKGNLELLELKITEEKLLRYLKNAFKACQRGTDLTRRLLQFSRQEQFSAHHCQVNEVIGGMEELLGKSLTTQIKLKTEVNKDIADIYVDRGDLEDALLNLVLNAKDAMGGEGDILIKTDITYLSGLLPGITGSPQVEEGQYVTVSVTDSGCGIPAHLLEKIFEPFFTTKDKSKGTGLGLSMVYGFVKRSKGYMSVMKSDEQGTEFCLWFPVTKQAIVEEIKKDERIKVPVVASKLKVLIVDDEVELLNVLKDYCELLGMEVESCNDPLEVRRRYSSGLGDIKLLITDVLMPGGINGYELAKELSADAELSVLLISGFIGDIGINKNEDMPYRVLHKPFDLEGLVDSLEQVGIEFTCASE